A genomic stretch from Kribbella amoyensis includes:
- a CDS encoding sugar phosphate isomerase/epimerase family protein, translated as MTSSTAAKIGLSTASVYPESTASGFELASRLGYDGVEVMVGIDPLSTQIDAIKRLVEYHQLPVLAIHAPCLLITQRVWGTDPWGKLERSAEAAKELGADVVVVHPPFRWQRDYARGFVEGIARLEAETGVIFAVENMYPWRAPGKGLQAYAPSWDPTEQTYAHTTLDLSHSSTAEQDCVELAATMGASLTHIHLTDGTGSAKDEHLVPGRGTQRAADLLQGLAAGDFRGHIIIEINTRRAASRSEREVDLIESLEFTRKHFARTDDAPRRSAFAVTSDGEVSELNP; from the coding sequence ATGACCAGCAGCACGGCCGCGAAGATCGGCCTGTCCACCGCGTCCGTCTACCCCGAGTCGACGGCCAGCGGGTTCGAACTCGCGTCCCGGCTCGGCTACGACGGGGTCGAGGTGATGGTCGGGATCGACCCGCTGAGTACCCAGATCGACGCGATCAAGCGGCTGGTCGAGTACCACCAGCTGCCGGTGCTGGCGATCCACGCGCCCTGCCTGCTGATCACCCAGCGGGTCTGGGGGACCGATCCGTGGGGCAAGCTCGAGCGCAGCGCGGAGGCCGCCAAGGAGCTCGGCGCCGACGTCGTCGTGGTGCACCCGCCGTTCCGCTGGCAGCGTGACTACGCCCGCGGTTTCGTCGAGGGGATCGCCCGGCTGGAGGCCGAGACCGGGGTGATCTTCGCGGTCGAGAACATGTACCCGTGGCGCGCGCCGGGCAAGGGCCTGCAGGCGTACGCGCCGAGCTGGGACCCGACCGAGCAGACCTACGCGCACACCACGCTGGACCTGTCCCACTCGTCCACCGCCGAGCAGGACTGCGTCGAGCTGGCCGCGACGATGGGCGCCAGCCTGACCCACATCCACCTCACCGACGGCACCGGTTCGGCCAAGGACGAGCACCTGGTCCCGGGGCGGGGGACCCAGCGCGCCGCCGACCTGCTGCAGGGCCTGGCCGCAGGAGACTTCCGCGGCCACATCATCATCGAGATCAACACCCGCCGAGCCGCCAGCCGGTCCGAGCGCGAGGTGGACCTGATCGAGTCGCTCGAGTTCACCCGCAAGCACTTCGCC
- a CDS encoding Ppx/GppA phosphatase family protein yields MRLGVLDVGSNTVHLLVVDAHRGAAPLPAYSHKTELRLAEHLDQDGNIDRSGADGLVEFVQEAADLAEDKGCESVLAFATSALREAPNGEQVLERVGKETVIDLTVLTGQDEARLTFLAVRRWFGWSSGRLAVFDIGGGSLEIAAGSDEEPTVAVSVPLGAGRLTREGLTTDPPDKDEVRALRKRIRQEMAAVAGDVLRAGRPQRAVATSKTFRSLARICGAAPSDDGPYVPRGLRREDLAEWLPKLIKMTAAERADLPGVSVGRSSQLVAGALVADAVMDLFDLGSLEVCPWALREGVILSRLDQLQPR; encoded by the coding sequence ATGCGGCTCGGCGTACTCGACGTGGGATCCAACACCGTCCACCTGCTCGTGGTGGACGCGCACCGTGGTGCCGCGCCGCTGCCGGCGTACTCGCACAAGACCGAGTTGCGGCTGGCCGAGCACCTGGACCAGGACGGCAACATCGACCGGTCCGGGGCCGACGGGCTGGTCGAGTTCGTCCAGGAGGCGGCCGACCTGGCCGAGGACAAGGGCTGCGAGTCGGTGCTCGCGTTCGCCACCTCCGCGCTGCGCGAGGCGCCGAACGGCGAGCAGGTGCTGGAGCGGGTCGGCAAGGAGACCGTGATCGACCTGACCGTGCTGACCGGGCAGGACGAGGCGCGGCTGACGTTCCTCGCCGTCCGGCGGTGGTTCGGCTGGTCGTCGGGCCGGCTCGCGGTGTTCGACATCGGCGGCGGCTCGCTGGAGATCGCGGCCGGGTCGGACGAGGAGCCGACGGTGGCCGTCTCGGTCCCGCTGGGCGCCGGCCGGCTGACCCGGGAGGGGCTCACCACCGACCCGCCCGACAAGGACGAGGTCCGCGCCCTGCGGAAGCGGATCCGTCAGGAGATGGCCGCGGTCGCGGGCGACGTCCTGCGCGCGGGCCGGCCGCAGCGCGCGGTGGCGACCAGCAAGACGTTCCGCTCGCTCGCCCGGATCTGCGGTGCGGCGCCGTCCGACGACGGCCCGTATGTCCCGCGAGGGCTGCGGCGCGAGGACCTGGCCGAGTGGCTGCCGAAGCTGATCAAGATGACCGCCGCCGAGCGCGCCGACCTGCCCGGCGTCTCGGTCGGCCGGTCCAGCCAGTTGGTCGCGGGGGCCCTGGTCGCGGACGCCGTGATGGACCTGTTCGACCTCGGGTCGCTCGAGGTCTGCCCGTGGGCGCTGCGCGAAGGCGTCATCCTGTCCCGGCTGGACCAGTTGCAACCCCGATGA
- a CDS encoding group II truncated hemoglobin: MATVYEAAGGADGMLRLAHAWHERVMADEVVSHAFSHGFRPDHTERLAAYWTEALGGPAAYSEVYGDETSVVRIHSGNGPHEEMDRLAIACFDQALTDTGLGTDDRLRAVLHDYFSWATTVTMAKYHGSRDQVPQGMTIPRWSWDGLVEP, translated from the coding sequence ATGGCGACGGTTTACGAAGCGGCGGGTGGGGCGGACGGAATGCTGCGGCTGGCGCACGCCTGGCACGAGCGGGTGATGGCCGACGAGGTGGTCAGCCACGCGTTCAGTCACGGATTCCGGCCGGACCACACCGAACGGCTGGCCGCGTACTGGACCGAGGCGCTCGGCGGGCCCGCGGCGTACTCGGAGGTGTACGGCGACGAGACCTCGGTGGTCCGCATCCACAGCGGCAACGGGCCGCACGAGGAGATGGACCGGCTCGCGATCGCCTGCTTCGACCAGGCTCTCACCGACACCGGCTTGGGCACCGACGACCGGCTCCGCGCGGTACTCCACGACTACTTCAGCTGGGCCACCACGGTCACGATGGCGAAGTACCACGGCTCCCGCGACCAGGTCCCGCAAGGCATGACGATCCCGCGCTGGTCCTGGGACGGCCTGGTCGAGCCCTGA
- a CDS encoding VOC family protein, producing the protein MRLDHLSYAAGPDGYRATVDRLSALLGADFVDGGVHPRFGTVNHILPLENDRYIEVVDVLDHPASDKAPFGQAVRARKELGGGWLGWVVAVRDMERMERRLGREAVPGNRHRPDGVNLTWRQIGVKGLISDPQLPFFVHWDDLGQHPSVGGKGLRLTALEIAGDPTRVSDWLGHPADHLLDDLEVDWVGPNGQPGLVAAVFETPNGTVRL; encoded by the coding sequence ATGCGCTTGGATCATCTTTCGTACGCGGCCGGGCCCGACGGCTACCGCGCCACCGTCGACCGGTTGTCCGCGCTGCTGGGGGCGGACTTCGTCGACGGCGGCGTGCACCCCCGCTTCGGCACGGTGAACCACATCCTGCCGCTGGAGAACGACCGCTACATCGAGGTCGTCGACGTGCTCGACCACCCGGCGTCCGACAAGGCCCCGTTCGGCCAGGCGGTCCGGGCGCGCAAGGAGCTCGGTGGCGGCTGGCTCGGCTGGGTGGTCGCGGTCCGGGACATGGAGCGGATGGAGCGGCGCCTCGGCCGGGAGGCGGTCCCCGGTAACCGGCACCGCCCCGACGGCGTCAACCTGACCTGGCGCCAGATCGGCGTCAAGGGCCTGATCTCCGACCCCCAGCTGCCCTTCTTCGTGCACTGGGACGACCTCGGCCAGCACCCGTCCGTCGGTGGCAAGGGGCTGCGCCTGACCGCCCTCGAGATCGCCGGCGACCCGACCCGGGTCAGCGACTGGCTCGGCCACCCGGCCGATCACCTCCTCGACGACCTCGAGGTCGACTGGGTCGGCCCCAACGGCCAGCCCGGCCTGGTCGCCGCCGTCTTCGAAACCCCGAACGGCACCGTCCGGCTGTGA
- a CDS encoding WS/DGAT/MGAT family O-acyltransferase, with the protein MTAVGPLDAMFLLGETREQPMHVGGLMLLEVPDSAGRDHVFPDGTDRDYVATLYREIVEQQQVNPLFAQRVRNRVRELGYWSWEPDEEIDLEYHVRLSGLARPGRYRELFELTSRLHGTLLDRHRPLWEMHLIDGIEGRRFAIYHKVHHSMIDGVTALRWMQATLTDDPNRTGMPPTYALPPLDAPADVVAEEKAAVWSELARTGGRAAGGTWRVLSDLVGLTPVGLKSAWHAVRSEHSPVAFQAPMTILNGPITGARRFAAQSWPKERLEKVRASTGATLNDVLLAMCSGALRNYLLDLGALPDQPMTAMVPVSLRTGDQDAPGGGNALATLIADLATDESDPEQRIRRITDSTAYGKRVLSQLTPLQNLMIGALGLGAAGPAAVVPALAGRTPPPYNVVISNVPGPGNGPLYWNGARVLGMYPASVVLNGQALNISVTTYDRQVHFGLTGCRRTVPHLQRLLQDLETALVDLEQL; encoded by the coding sequence ATGACCGCGGTGGGGCCGTTGGACGCGATGTTCCTGCTCGGTGAGACGCGGGAGCAGCCGATGCACGTCGGTGGCTTGATGCTGCTCGAGGTCCCCGACAGCGCCGGCCGCGATCACGTGTTCCCCGACGGCACCGACCGCGACTACGTGGCCACGCTCTACCGCGAGATCGTCGAGCAGCAGCAGGTGAACCCGCTCTTCGCGCAACGCGTCCGCAACCGGGTCCGCGAGCTCGGGTACTGGTCGTGGGAGCCGGACGAGGAGATCGACCTCGAGTACCACGTGCGGCTGTCCGGACTGGCCCGGCCGGGACGGTACCGGGAGCTGTTCGAACTGACCTCGCGGTTGCACGGGACCCTGCTCGACCGGCATCGGCCGCTGTGGGAGATGCACCTGATCGACGGGATCGAGGGCCGCCGGTTCGCGATCTACCACAAGGTGCACCACTCGATGATCGACGGCGTGACCGCGCTGCGCTGGATGCAGGCCACGCTGACCGACGACCCGAACCGGACCGGCATGCCCCCGACGTACGCCCTGCCGCCGCTCGACGCACCCGCGGACGTGGTCGCCGAGGAGAAGGCGGCCGTGTGGTCCGAACTGGCCCGCACGGGTGGTCGCGCGGCCGGCGGGACCTGGCGGGTGCTGTCCGATCTGGTCGGGCTGACCCCGGTCGGGTTGAAGAGCGCGTGGCACGCGGTCCGGTCCGAGCATTCGCCGGTCGCGTTCCAGGCGCCGATGACGATCCTGAACGGGCCGATCACCGGCGCCCGGCGGTTTGCGGCCCAGTCCTGGCCGAAAGAGCGGCTGGAGAAGGTCCGCGCGTCCACCGGTGCGACGCTCAACGACGTGCTGCTGGCGATGTGTTCAGGTGCCTTGCGCAACTACCTGCTGGACCTCGGCGCCCTGCCGGACCAGCCGATGACCGCGATGGTGCCGGTCTCGCTGCGGACGGGCGATCAGGACGCGCCCGGCGGTGGCAATGCGCTGGCGACCCTGATCGCCGACCTGGCCACTGACGAGTCCGATCCGGAGCAGCGCATCCGCCGCATCACGGACTCGACCGCCTACGGCAAGCGGGTGCTCTCCCAACTGACCCCGCTGCAGAACCTGATGATCGGCGCCCTCGGCCTCGGCGCCGCCGGACCCGCGGCCGTCGTACCGGCGCTGGCCGGCCGCACACCCCCGCCGTACAACGTGGTCATCTCCAACGTCCCCGGCCCAGGCAACGGCCCGCTGTACTGGAACGGCGCCCGCGTTCTCGGCATGTACCCGGCCTCGGTCGTCCTCAACGGCCAGGCCCTCAACATCAGCGTCACCACCTACGACCGTCAGGTCCACTTCGGCCTGACCGGCTGCCGCCGCACGGTCCCGCATCTCCAACGCCTCCTCCAAGACCTGGAGACCGCGCTCGTGGACCTCGAACAACTCTAA
- a CDS encoding alpha/beta hydrolase family protein: MKLIACTTALVLTAALGVTAAALPSTAAPATTASIRTEAAVSLPVPSGRLPVGLDRFELVDRSRTDPWVPASGSRRLMVSVWYPALPTPGEPAPYLTEAEAKGLVDFRQLPLDPKAIAGVRGVAKTGTPIRPALHRYPLVVLSPGFTLPVATLTSLAQDLASKGYVVAGIDHAYESSGTEFPDGTVKSCVACEVGEAEQVPPIRAADVSFVLDHLVGPKPGWRGSRWIDARRIGMAGHSIGGNSAADAMVADPRIDAGVNLDGTFFTPLPSTGVRKPFLLVGAPGTHTPGDEVDRSWDDSWNLLTGYRRWFVLPETGHLSFTDFAPLAKRFGLPADPEAPLDGDRTDEVTRALVTGFLDHHLRGLPSAPILDGADPRYPEAVRQTP, from the coding sequence ATGAAGCTCATCGCCTGTACTACAGCTCTCGTGCTGACCGCCGCACTCGGCGTCACCGCAGCAGCTCTGCCGTCCACCGCCGCTCCGGCGACCACGGCCTCCATCCGAACCGAGGCCGCGGTCAGCCTGCCCGTGCCGTCCGGCCGATTGCCCGTCGGCCTCGACCGGTTCGAGCTGGTCGACCGCTCCCGCACCGATCCGTGGGTGCCCGCGTCCGGATCACGCCGGTTGATGGTGTCGGTCTGGTATCCGGCCCTGCCCACGCCCGGCGAGCCCGCGCCGTACCTGACCGAGGCCGAGGCCAAGGGTCTGGTGGACTTCCGGCAACTCCCGCTGGACCCGAAGGCGATCGCCGGTGTCCGCGGCGTCGCGAAGACCGGCACCCCGATCCGGCCGGCACTGCACCGGTACCCGCTGGTCGTGCTCTCCCCCGGCTTCACCCTGCCGGTCGCGACCCTGACGAGCCTCGCGCAGGACCTGGCGAGCAAGGGGTACGTCGTCGCCGGGATCGACCACGCGTACGAGTCCAGCGGTACCGAATTCCCGGACGGCACCGTGAAGAGTTGCGTGGCCTGCGAGGTCGGCGAGGCGGAACAGGTCCCGCCGATCCGGGCCGCCGATGTGTCGTTCGTGCTGGACCACCTGGTCGGTCCGAAGCCGGGGTGGCGCGGCAGCCGGTGGATCGACGCCCGCCGGATCGGGATGGCGGGTCACTCGATCGGCGGGAACTCGGCCGCGGACGCGATGGTCGCGGATCCGCGGATCGACGCCGGGGTGAACCTGGACGGCACCTTCTTCACGCCGCTCCCCTCGACCGGAGTGCGGAAGCCGTTCCTCCTGGTCGGCGCACCGGGCACGCACACTCCGGGCGACGAGGTGGACCGGTCGTGGGACGACAGCTGGAACCTGCTGACCGGGTACCGGCGGTGGTTCGTGCTGCCGGAGACAGGGCATCTGTCGTTCACCGACTTCGCCCCGCTGGCCAAGCGCTTCGGGCTCCCGGCCGACCCGGAGGCGCCGCTCGACGGTGACCGCACGGACGAGGTCACCCGCGCGCTGGTCACCGGGTTCCTCGACCACCACCTCCGGGGCCTGCCGTCAGCGCCGATCCTCGACGGCGCCGACCCGCGGTACCCGGAGGCGGTGCGGCAGACGCCTTAG
- a CDS encoding beta-N-acetylhexosaminidase produces MPEIAIVPAPRELVVEEGRWVTADPGTEAVRTVVENLAETEYRIDVTAEGARLSAGSAEALLWADQTFLQLLDAAEPAEDGAVAVPAVRIADAPRFGWRGLMLDVARHFLPKEFVLRIVDVAALHRLNVLHLHLTDDQGWRVEIDAYPKLTEIGAWRDQTMVGKMSHEQTEFSFDGQRHGGFYTKDDLREIVAYAAERGITIVPEIDLPGHMQAAVAAYPELGNHPDEPIGVRQIWGISDDVLNVNDATVDFVRTVLREVLEIFPGPYIHLGGDECPAKQWRESDEAQKRQAELGLTEASQLQGWFTAQVASVLAEDGRRLVGWDEMVETDCPKDAVIMAWRGADRGEIAAKAGHDVVMAPCESVYFDYYQGDPATEPLAIGGFIPLEKVYDFEVVPAGLTEEEQARIVGTQCQIWTEYMEGPEQVAYMLLPRLSAFAERAWGSPRTSYPEFLDRLRPHLGRIEKLGLDYRPLD; encoded by the coding sequence ATGCCCGAAATCGCGATCGTCCCCGCACCCCGTGAGCTCGTCGTCGAGGAAGGCCGCTGGGTCACCGCCGACCCGGGCACCGAGGCCGTCCGGACGGTGGTGGAGAACCTCGCCGAGACCGAGTACCGGATCGACGTGACCGCGGAGGGTGCGCGGCTGTCGGCCGGGTCGGCGGAGGCGCTGCTGTGGGCCGACCAGACGTTCCTGCAGCTGCTCGACGCGGCGGAGCCGGCCGAGGACGGTGCCGTCGCGGTGCCCGCGGTCCGGATCGCCGACGCGCCGCGGTTCGGCTGGCGCGGGCTGATGCTCGACGTCGCGCGGCACTTCCTGCCGAAGGAGTTCGTGCTCCGGATCGTCGACGTGGCCGCCCTGCACCGGCTGAACGTGCTGCACCTGCACCTCACCGACGACCAGGGCTGGCGGGTCGAGATCGACGCGTACCCGAAGCTCACCGAGATCGGTGCGTGGCGGGACCAGACGATGGTCGGCAAGATGTCGCACGAGCAGACCGAGTTCAGCTTCGACGGACAGCGGCACGGCGGCTTCTACACCAAGGACGACCTGCGCGAGATCGTCGCGTACGCGGCCGAGCGCGGGATCACGATCGTGCCCGAGATCGACCTGCCCGGGCACATGCAGGCGGCCGTCGCGGCGTACCCGGAGCTGGGCAACCACCCGGACGAGCCGATCGGCGTCCGGCAGATCTGGGGCATCAGCGACGACGTGCTGAACGTGAACGACGCGACCGTGGACTTCGTCCGGACCGTGCTGCGTGAGGTGCTGGAGATCTTCCCCGGCCCGTACATCCACCTCGGCGGCGACGAGTGCCCGGCCAAGCAGTGGCGCGAGTCCGACGAGGCGCAGAAGCGGCAGGCCGAGCTCGGCCTGACCGAGGCGAGCCAGCTGCAGGGCTGGTTCACCGCGCAGGTCGCGTCCGTGCTCGCCGAGGACGGCCGCCGGCTGGTCGGCTGGGACGAGATGGTCGAGACCGACTGCCCGAAGGACGCGGTGATCATGGCCTGGCGCGGCGCCGACCGCGGCGAGATCGCGGCGAAGGCCGGCCACGACGTGGTGATGGCGCCCTGCGAGTCGGTCTACTTCGACTACTACCAGGGCGATCCGGCGACCGAGCCGCTGGCGATCGGCGGCTTCATCCCGCTGGAGAAGGTGTACGACTTCGAGGTGGTCCCGGCGGGCCTGACCGAGGAGGAGCAGGCCCGCATCGTCGGGACCCAGTGCCAGATCTGGACCGAGTACATGGAGGGCCCGGAGCAGGTCGCGTACATGCTGCTGCCGCGGCTGTCCGCGTTCGCCGAGCGCGCCTGGGGCTCGCCGCGGACGTCGTACCCCGAGTTCCTCGACCGGCTGCGCCCCCACCTCGGCCGGATCGAGAAGCTCGGCCTCGACTACCGCCCGCTCGACTAA
- a CDS encoding MFS transporter, with translation MTTEPTDRRPQDTTADPSTPGSPATGSSARAVQRTTLRVLVLSNVVGGVAVASGFAVAGLLAESISGSTSLAGLVATSTTLGAAILAVPLARLARSHGRRISLTTGYLIAVAGALLSIVAAQLDSMALLLVAGCLFGSGSAANLQSRYAATDAADPQHVARALSIVVWATTIGVVVGPNLTGIGGTVGTNLGVPALAGPYVFSVVAFGLSLVTVWFGLRRLHQETPRAKVERQPLAATFRRVMAIPQARLGLVAIATAHSVMVGVMSMTSVHLRHHGASLTIVGFVISGHVAGMYALSPVMGWLADRIGRIPTIGIGLAILASAMTVAAVAPDEAHSLTGLALFLLGLGWSACLVAGSTLLSRSVPDDIRTSAQGLSDLTMGAFASVAGTAAGPVLAYLGFHWLAVLCGLLLIPVALLAATTPQRT, from the coding sequence GTGACGACCGAACCCACCGACCGCCGGCCCCAGGACACGACCGCCGATCCGTCCACCCCCGGTTCGCCGGCCACCGGCTCGTCGGCGCGGGCGGTGCAGCGGACGACGTTGCGGGTGCTGGTGCTCAGCAACGTCGTCGGTGGGGTCGCGGTGGCCAGTGGGTTCGCGGTCGCGGGCTTGCTGGCGGAGAGCATCTCCGGATCCACCTCGCTGGCCGGCCTGGTCGCCACTTCGACGACGCTGGGCGCGGCGATCCTCGCGGTCCCGCTGGCTCGGCTGGCCCGGAGTCACGGCCGCCGGATCTCGCTCACCACCGGGTACCTGATCGCGGTCGCGGGCGCGTTACTCAGCATCGTCGCCGCGCAGCTCGACTCGATGGCGTTGCTGCTCGTCGCGGGTTGTCTGTTCGGCAGCGGCTCGGCCGCGAACCTGCAGTCCCGGTACGCCGCCACCGACGCGGCCGACCCGCAACACGTCGCCCGGGCGCTGTCGATCGTGGTCTGGGCGACCACCATCGGCGTCGTGGTCGGCCCGAACCTCACCGGGATCGGCGGCACCGTCGGCACGAACCTCGGCGTCCCGGCGCTGGCCGGGCCGTACGTGTTCTCGGTGGTCGCGTTCGGGTTGAGCCTGGTCACGGTGTGGTTCGGGCTGCGCCGGCTGCACCAGGAGACGCCGCGGGCCAAGGTCGAACGGCAACCGCTGGCCGCGACGTTCCGCCGGGTGATGGCGATCCCGCAGGCCCGGCTGGGACTGGTGGCGATCGCGACCGCGCACTCGGTGATGGTCGGGGTGATGTCGATGACGTCGGTGCACCTGCGCCACCACGGTGCCTCGCTGACGATCGTGGGCTTCGTGATCAGCGGACACGTCGCCGGGATGTACGCGCTGTCGCCGGTGATGGGCTGGCTGGCCGACCGGATCGGCCGGATCCCCACCATCGGGATCGGGCTGGCGATCCTGGCGTCCGCGATGACGGTCGCGGCTGTCGCCCCCGACGAGGCGCACAGCCTGACCGGCCTGGCGTTGTTCCTGCTCGGACTCGGCTGGTCGGCGTGCCTGGTGGCCGGCTCGACGCTGCTGTCCCGGAGCGTTCCCGACGACATCCGCACCTCGGCCCAGGGACTGTCCGACCTCACCATGGGCGCGTTCGCCTCGGTCGCCGGAACCGCGGCCGGCCCGGTCCTCGCGTACCTCGGCTTTCACTGGCTGGCCGTCCTCTGCGGCCTCCTGCTCATCCCCGTCGCGTTGCTCGCGGCAACAACCCCTCAACGCACGTAA
- a CDS encoding TetR/AcrR family transcriptional regulator, translating into MRTARKLTPKGVATRERIVQGAAELLRERGIEGTTLDDVGRVTRTSRSQLFHYFPDGRNALLLAVAEHEADRVIEDQQPYLGQLSTFRSWLDWRDVVVERYRALGDTCPLGALLQQLGRDDPASRPMVRTMMANWAAALADGIRRTQALGEAPADLDADQAATALLAGLQGGVVLMLSTGETKHLEAALDLGLRQLRPPD; encoded by the coding sequence GTGAGGACGGCCAGGAAGCTGACGCCGAAGGGGGTCGCGACGCGGGAGCGGATCGTCCAGGGCGCGGCCGAGTTGCTGCGGGAGCGGGGGATCGAGGGGACGACGCTGGACGACGTCGGGCGGGTCACGCGGACGAGCCGGAGCCAGTTGTTCCACTACTTCCCCGACGGCCGGAACGCGTTGCTGCTCGCGGTCGCCGAGCACGAGGCCGATCGGGTGATCGAGGACCAGCAGCCGTATCTCGGCCAGTTGTCGACCTTCCGGTCCTGGCTGGACTGGCGGGACGTGGTCGTCGAGCGGTACCGCGCACTCGGCGACACCTGCCCGCTCGGTGCGCTCCTGCAGCAGCTCGGCCGGGACGATCCGGCCAGCCGCCCGATGGTGCGCACGATGATGGCGAACTGGGCGGCCGCACTCGCCGACGGCATCCGGCGGACCCAGGCCCTCGGTGAAGCGCCGGCCGATCTCGACGCCGACCAGGCGGCCACCGCGTTGCTGGCCGGCCTGCAGGGCGGGGTCGTGCTGATGCTGTCCACCGGTGAGACCAAGCACCTCGAAGCCGCCCTCGACCTCGGCCTCCGCCAGCTCCGCCCTCCCGACTGA
- a CDS encoding SDR family NAD(P)-dependent oxidoreductase, with protein MDLGLTGRRALVTGSSAGLGAAVAKLLAEEGAAVVVHGRDEARVGKVTAEIVAAGGSADGVVGDLTTDEGAAAVAKLALEGGPVDVLVNNAGAYDVSRSWSDLTADDWAGLYNLNVLSSVRLIERLLPGMRNRDWGRVIQIGSVTGLLPQASQPHYAATNAARQNLAASLARELKGTGITSNLIAPGGMLTETGEKNLTALGRSQGWGDTWDEIEPTLVQHLAPNDTGRIARLHEVAAAVAYLASPVSAYITGATLRVDGGWYDAPAA; from the coding sequence ATGGATCTCGGGTTGACTGGCCGGCGGGCCCTGGTGACGGGGTCGAGTGCGGGCCTGGGTGCGGCGGTGGCCAAGCTGCTCGCCGAGGAGGGCGCAGCGGTCGTGGTGCACGGCCGCGACGAGGCCAGGGTCGGCAAGGTGACCGCGGAGATCGTCGCCGCGGGCGGTAGCGCGGACGGCGTGGTCGGCGACCTGACCACGGACGAGGGCGCGGCCGCGGTGGCGAAGCTGGCGCTCGAGGGCGGCCCGGTGGACGTACTGGTCAACAATGCCGGCGCGTACGACGTCAGCCGCTCCTGGTCGGATCTCACGGCCGACGACTGGGCCGGTCTCTACAACCTCAACGTGCTGTCCAGTGTCCGGCTGATCGAGCGGCTGCTCCCCGGCATGCGGAACCGCGACTGGGGCCGGGTGATCCAGATCGGCAGTGTGACCGGGCTGCTGCCGCAGGCGTCCCAGCCGCACTACGCGGCGACCAACGCGGCCCGGCAGAACCTCGCCGCGTCGCTGGCCCGCGAGCTCAAGGGCACCGGCATCACCTCGAACCTGATCGCCCCCGGCGGCATGCTGACCGAGACCGGCGAGAAGAACCTCACCGCGCTCGGCCGGTCCCAGGGCTGGGGCGACACCTGGGACGAGATCGAGCCGACCCTGGTCCAGCACCTCGCGCCGAACGACACCGGCCGGATCGCCCGGCTGCACGAGGTCGCGGCCGCCGTGGCGTACCTGGCCAGCCCGGTCTCCGCCTACATCACCGGCGCGACGCTGCGGGTCGACGGCGGCTGGTACGACGCCCCGGCGGCCTGA
- a CDS encoding class I SAM-dependent methyltransferase, which translates to MSIAEGGIPSPNIWHHPQTYELENRAVDPGGVIEPALRAIRDWAGSTVLDLGCGTGYHLPMFAATAARVIGVEPHGTLAEAARRRTRNLPAVDVRQGTAQQIPVPDASIDVMHARWAYFFGPGCEPGLAELDRVMRRGGTAFVIDNDAGRSTFGGWFAAAYPMIKPAEVERFWSSRGWHRTQLDMGWRFEAREDFEAVVRIEFKPADAERIIASHPGTEVDYAINLWSRTY; encoded by the coding sequence GTGAGCATCGCCGAGGGCGGGATCCCCAGCCCGAACATCTGGCACCACCCGCAGACCTACGAGCTGGAGAACCGCGCGGTCGACCCCGGCGGCGTGATCGAGCCGGCCCTGCGGGCGATCCGGGACTGGGCCGGCAGCACCGTGCTCGACCTCGGCTGCGGCACCGGGTACCACCTGCCGATGTTCGCGGCGACCGCGGCGCGGGTGATCGGGGTCGAGCCGCACGGCACCCTGGCCGAGGCGGCCCGGCGGCGGACGCGGAACCTGCCGGCCGTCGACGTCCGCCAGGGCACGGCGCAGCAGATCCCCGTGCCGGACGCCTCGATCGACGTGATGCACGCGCGCTGGGCGTACTTCTTCGGCCCCGGCTGCGAACCAGGGCTGGCCGAGCTGGACCGGGTGATGCGGCGCGGCGGGACCGCCTTCGTGATCGACAACGATGCCGGCCGGTCGACGTTCGGGGGCTGGTTCGCCGCGGCGTACCCGATGATCAAGCCGGCCGAGGTGGAACGCTTCTGGTCGTCGCGCGGGTGGCACCGGACCCAGCTGGACATGGGCTGGCGGTTCGAGGCGCGCGAGGACTTCGAGGCGGTGGTGCGGATCGAGTTCAAGCCGGCCGACGCCGAGCGGATCATCGCCTCGCATCCGGGCACCGAGGTCGACTACGCGATCAACCTGTGGTCCCGGACGTACTGA